In Hymenobacter sublimis, a single genomic region encodes these proteins:
- a CDS encoding acetyltransferase has protein sequence MSTASAASAPTSLPTQLPRLAIVGAGGLGREVVVLARQINAVRPHWQLTGFYDDRAPATPAVHGLPYLGTIAALNAELEPLHVVVAVGNSRSRAAVVARLTSPRLTFPILIHPGVALQPEQRVQIGAGSIISQGCILTCDIVLGRHVLLNLGCTVGHDAVLEDFCSLMPHANVGGEAYLETGVYLGTNATVINQVRVGANAIIGAGAVAVRDVPGNCTAVGVPAQVIKWHE, from the coding sequence ATGAGTACTGCTTCCGCTGCTTCCGCTCCTACTTCGTTGCCTACCCAGTTGCCGCGCTTAGCTATTGTGGGCGCGGGCGGCCTGGGCCGGGAGGTAGTGGTGCTGGCCCGGCAGATTAACGCCGTGCGCCCCCACTGGCAGCTAACTGGTTTCTATGATGACCGCGCCCCCGCTACCCCTGCGGTGCACGGGCTACCCTACCTCGGAACCATTGCGGCCCTGAATGCAGAACTCGAGCCCCTACACGTAGTCGTGGCCGTGGGTAATAGCCGCAGCCGGGCCGCTGTGGTAGCCCGGCTCACCTCACCAAGACTCACATTTCCGATCCTCATCCACCCTGGTGTGGCGCTGCAGCCGGAGCAACGGGTGCAGATCGGGGCCGGCAGCATTATTAGCCAGGGCTGCATCCTGACCTGCGACATTGTGCTGGGCCGGCACGTGCTGCTCAACCTGGGCTGCACCGTGGGGCACGATGCCGTGCTGGAAGACTTCTGCTCCTTGATGCCCCACGCCAATGTGGGCGGAGAAGCGTACCTGGAAACGGGCGTGTACTTGGGCACCAATGCTACAGTCATTAACCAAGTACGAGTGGGAGCTAACGCCATTATAGGAGCCGGAGCAGTGGCTGTGCGCGATGTTCCCGGGAATTGCACGGCGGTAGGGGTGCCGGCCCAAGTAATCAAGTGGCATGAATAG